One segment of Agromyces albus DNA contains the following:
- a CDS encoding protein kinase domain-containing protein, with amino-acid sequence MRPSAGLTFGGRYELQSRIAIGGMGEVWQATDLVIGRQVAIKILKDEYLGDPGFLERFRAEARHAALVNHEGIANVFDYGEEDGSAYLVMELVPGEALSTVLEREHVLSTDKVLDIVAQTAAALQAAHAAGLVHRDIKPGNLLITPDGRVKITDFGIARIADQVPLTATGQVMGTVQYLSPEQASGHPASPTTDIYSLGIVAYEALAGRRPFTGESQVAIAMAQINETPPDLPVTVSEPVRNLVYACIAKNPADRPQSAAHLARAATALRRGDVQAAAAAVPAVLGAGMTAATMLMPNQGATAATTVLPSAAAAGAAGAGAAGLGVPADGEEPTKKRSPWTWPLIVLIALLAIVLIGTIIAFALNGGGGGGATPSTSTSRTTPTPTPTPTTPPPAPPTSAAPTTAQITREEYLGLTVDEARAKLEGLGMVANAVEGNAATTPEDAGRVYEVNPTGPVPIGDQVTITYYANPVTPSTPTDAPTTDKDSVNSGGTVKVSWSAQSCPAGQTLSGYEVQVTGDAAIQGGGVVGPGSTTVNVTAGSQPFDVSYRYFCGQLSSEFSPTTSVAIDGLDLDG; translated from the coding sequence ATGAGACCGAGCGCAGGGCTCACCTTCGGAGGGCGCTACGAGCTGCAATCCCGCATCGCGATCGGCGGGATGGGCGAGGTGTGGCAAGCCACCGACCTCGTCATCGGCCGTCAGGTAGCGATCAAGATCCTGAAGGATGAGTACCTCGGCGACCCCGGTTTCCTCGAGCGCTTCCGCGCTGAGGCCCGGCACGCCGCCCTCGTGAACCACGAGGGCATCGCGAACGTCTTCGACTACGGCGAGGAAGACGGCAGCGCCTACCTCGTCATGGAACTCGTGCCGGGCGAGGCGCTCTCGACCGTCCTCGAACGAGAGCACGTGCTCTCGACCGACAAGGTGCTCGACATCGTCGCCCAGACGGCGGCGGCGCTGCAGGCTGCCCACGCGGCCGGTCTTGTGCACCGCGACATCAAGCCCGGCAACCTGCTCATCACGCCCGACGGGCGCGTGAAGATCACCGACTTCGGCATCGCTCGCATCGCCGACCAGGTGCCGCTCACCGCCACGGGCCAGGTCATGGGCACCGTGCAGTACCTCTCGCCCGAGCAGGCCTCCGGCCACCCCGCCTCGCCGACGACCGACATCTACTCGCTCGGCATCGTCGCCTACGAGGCCCTCGCCGGCCGGCGCCCCTTCACCGGGGAGTCGCAAGTGGCGATCGCGATGGCGCAGATCAACGAGACGCCGCCCGACCTGCCCGTCACCGTGTCCGAACCGGTGCGCAATCTGGTCTACGCGTGCATCGCGAAGAACCCGGCCGACCGTCCGCAGTCGGCCGCACACCTGGCTCGTGCCGCGACCGCGCTCCGGCGAGGCGACGTGCAGGCTGCGGCAGCAGCCGTTCCCGCCGTGCTCGGCGCCGGCATGACCGCGGCCACGATGCTCATGCCCAACCAGGGCGCAACGGCGGCGACCACCGTGCTGCCGTCTGCAGCCGCAGCTGGCGCCGCCGGTGCCGGTGCCGCTGGTCTCGGCGTCCCCGCCGACGGCGAGGAGCCCACGAAGAAGCGCAGCCCGTGGACCTGGCCGCTCATCGTGCTCATCGCGCTCCTCGCGATCGTGCTCATCGGCACGATCATCGCATTCGCACTGAACGGTGGCGGCGGAGGCGGCGCGACACCGTCGACCTCGACAAGTCGGACGACACCAACGCCCACGCCCACGCCCACCACGCCACCGCCCGCTCCACCCACGAGCGCGGCACCCACCACCGCGCAGATCACGCGCGAGGAGTACCTCGGTCTCACCGTCGATGAGGCGCGAGCCAAGCTCGAGGGTCTGGGCATGGTCGCGAACGCCGTCGAGGGCAACGCGGCGACGACCCCCGAAGACGCCGGCCGCGTCTACGAGGTGAACCCCACCGGACCGGTGCCGATCGGCGACCAGGTGACGATCACGTACTACGCCAACCCCGTCACCCCGTCGACTCCGACCGACGCGCCCACCACCGACAAAGACTCGGTGAACAGCGGCGGCACGGTGAAGGTGTCGTGGAGTGCGCAGAGCTGCCCCGCCGGGCAGACGCTCTCAGGCTACGAAGTGCAGGTCACCGGAGACGCAGCGATCCAGGGCGGTGGAGTCGTCGGGCCGGGCAGCACCACCGTCAACGTCACGGCAGGCAGTCAGCCGTTCGACGTCTCGTACCGCTACTTCTGCGGCCAACTGAGTTCGGAGTTCTCTCCGACGACCAGTGTCGCGATCGACGGCCTCGACCTCGACGGCTGA
- a CDS encoding peptidoglycan D,D-transpeptidase FtsI family protein translates to MNRELKRVSILALLMFLTLLVASTIIQYAQAESLGADPRNSRTLYDSYSVERGPILVGGDPIAYSQPSDDDYKFQRVYANGPLYAPITGFIPVNGEATGLERSLNDFLSGQSSSQFFDSINRLISGQDPMGASVEVAIDPVLQQAAWDALGDYTGAVIVTEPSTGRILAMVTKPTYDPNTLAVHSGDQVEATYEGLLADPGDPLFNRATGGDMNPPGSVFKLVVTAAALESGRYTPDSTFPNPGTLTLPGSDAVVRNSGGGTCGGGAEVTLATALRLSCNIPMAQLGMELGDTAIREQAEKFGFNREFEIPTLTESSVYPRALDDPQTGLSAFGQGEVRATPLQMAMVSGAIANGGIVMNPNLIDAIVAPDFTPLQEFEGSEFGRAISESTANTMVQMMVNGVEDGAASNARIDDVSVAGKTGTAENGESDPYTLWFTGFAPADDPQYAITVLVEDGGGLGQEGYGNLIAAPVAKQVLEAVLNK, encoded by the coding sequence ATGAATCGCGAGCTCAAGCGCGTCTCGATACTCGCTCTCCTCATGTTCCTGACCCTTCTCGTCGCCTCGACGATCATCCAGTACGCGCAGGCGGAGTCCCTCGGGGCCGACCCGCGCAATTCCCGCACGCTCTACGACAGCTACTCGGTCGAGCGCGGCCCAATCCTCGTCGGCGGCGATCCGATCGCCTATTCCCAGCCCTCCGACGACGACTACAAGTTCCAGCGCGTCTACGCGAACGGCCCGCTCTATGCCCCGATCACCGGGTTCATCCCGGTGAACGGCGAGGCGACTGGGCTGGAGCGCTCGCTCAACGACTTCCTGAGCGGACAATCGAGCAGCCAGTTCTTCGACTCCATCAACCGCTTGATCTCCGGACAGGATCCGATGGGTGCCTCCGTCGAGGTCGCGATCGACCCCGTGCTGCAGCAGGCGGCCTGGGATGCGCTCGGCGACTACACCGGCGCCGTCATCGTGACCGAGCCGAGCACCGGACGCATCCTCGCCATGGTCACGAAACCCACGTACGACCCCAATACGCTCGCGGTGCACAGCGGAGACCAGGTGGAGGCCACCTACGAAGGGCTGCTCGCCGACCCGGGCGACCCGCTCTTCAATCGCGCGACGGGCGGCGATATGAACCCGCCCGGCTCGGTGTTCAAGCTCGTGGTCACTGCGGCCGCCCTCGAATCCGGCCGGTACACGCCCGACAGCACCTTCCCGAACCCCGGAACGCTCACGCTGCCCGGCAGCGACGCGGTGGTGCGCAACTCCGGTGGTGGCACGTGCGGCGGTGGCGCCGAGGTCACGCTCGCCACCGCGCTGCGGCTCTCGTGCAACATCCCGATGGCGCAGCTCGGCATGGAGCTCGGCGACACCGCGATCCGAGAGCAGGCGGAGAAGTTCGGCTTCAACCGTGAGTTCGAGATCCCCACCCTGACGGAGTCGAGCGTCTACCCCCGTGCCCTCGACGATCCCCAGACCGGGCTCAGCGCGTTCGGTCAGGGCGAGGTTCGCGCCACACCCTTGCAGATGGCCATGGTTTCGGGGGCGATCGCGAACGGAGGCATCGTCATGAACCCGAATCTCATCGACGCCATCGTCGCGCCCGACTTCACTCCGTTGCAGGAGTTCGAGGGCTCGGAATTCGGCCGTGCGATCAGCGAGTCGACGGCGAACACCATGGTGCAGATGATGGTCAACGGCGTCGAAGACGGTGCCGCGAGTAATGCAAGAATAGACGACGTCAGCGTGGCCGGTAAGACGGGTACAGCAGAGAACGGTGAGAGTGACCCCTACACTCTCTGGTTCACAGGTTTTGCCCCCGCCGACGACCCTCAGTATGCAATCACGGTGCTCGTGGAAGATGGCGGGGGACTTGGTCAGGAGGGGTATGGCAATCTCATTGCTGCACCCGTCGCAAAGCAGGTACTAGAGGCGGTGCTGAACAAATGA
- a CDS encoding FtsW/RodA/SpoVE family cell cycle protein — protein sequence MTDQSGPIVGAPRSAAPPTASVRRIRLPQKLRNLELGLLLVACIINAGAIVLVQLGALGRVDTQLVLLGAGLSALVFGLHICMRFVARDADPFLLPIATVLNGLGIAMIYRIDIAFGDTGWESAAVRQIAWSAIAIIAGIATILVIRNHRVLFRYTYLSGLVAIVLLLLPLVPGLGRQVSGARVWIGFGDVATFQPGEIAKIALAVFFAGYLVRNRDSLSMVGTKLLGMRFPRARDLGPLLVVWALSMAVIVFQRDLGTALLYFGLFLVMLYVATSRLSWVVLGLTLFLSGALIASQTLDYVNGRFRNWLDAFNPEVYNADGGSFQLVQGLFGLAHGGLIGSGLGEGRPDITPVPQSDYIIASLGEELGLAGVFAILALYVLFVARGFRIGFAGQDDFGKLLGVGLAFVVALQVFIVVGGVTRVIPLTGLTTPFLAAGGSSLVANWIIVGLLLRLSDTVRNHPRLVIDG from the coding sequence TTGACTGACCAGAGCGGGCCCATCGTGGGCGCCCCGCGGTCGGCCGCCCCGCCGACCGCGAGCGTGCGACGCATCCGGCTGCCCCAGAAGCTGCGCAACCTCGAGCTGGGCCTCCTGCTCGTCGCGTGCATCATCAACGCCGGAGCGATCGTGCTCGTGCAGCTCGGCGCGCTCGGCCGCGTCGACACCCAGCTCGTGCTGCTCGGCGCGGGCCTCTCGGCGCTCGTGTTCGGATTGCACATCTGCATGCGGTTCGTCGCTCGCGACGCCGACCCGTTCCTGCTGCCGATCGCGACCGTGCTCAACGGCCTCGGCATCGCCATGATCTACCGCATCGACATCGCGTTCGGCGACACCGGATGGGAGAGCGCCGCGGTGCGGCAGATCGCATGGAGCGCCATCGCGATCATCGCCGGCATCGCCACGATCCTCGTCATCCGCAACCACCGGGTGCTCTTCCGGTACACCTACCTCTCGGGGCTCGTCGCGATCGTGCTCCTGCTCCTGCCGCTCGTGCCCGGACTCGGCCGCCAGGTGAGCGGCGCCCGCGTGTGGATCGGCTTCGGCGACGTCGCCACCTTCCAGCCCGGCGAGATCGCGAAGATCGCCCTCGCGGTCTTCTTCGCGGGGTACCTCGTGCGCAACCGCGACAGCCTCTCGATGGTGGGCACCAAGCTGCTCGGCATGCGGTTCCCGCGGGCTCGCGACCTGGGTCCGCTCCTCGTGGTGTGGGCGCTGTCGATGGCCGTCATCGTGTTCCAGCGCGATCTCGGCACCGCGCTCCTCTACTTCGGCCTGTTCCTCGTGATGCTCTACGTCGCGACCAGCCGGTTGTCGTGGGTCGTGCTCGGGCTCACGCTGTTCTTGAGCGGCGCGCTCATCGCGAGCCAGACGCTCGACTACGTGAACGGCCGATTCCGCAACTGGCTCGACGCGTTCAACCCCGAGGTCTACAACGCCGACGGCGGCAGTTTCCAGCTCGTGCAGGGGCTCTTCGGCCTCGCGCACGGCGGACTGATCGGCAGCGGCCTCGGCGAGGGCCGGCCCGACATCACCCCCGTGCCGCAGAGCGACTACATCATCGCGAGCCTCGGTGAGGAGCTGGGCCTCGCGGGCGTCTTCGCGATCCTCGCCCTCTACGTGCTCTTCGTGGCACGAGGCTTCCGCATCGGCTTCGCCGGCCAAGACGACTTCGGCAAGCTGCTCGGCGTGGGCCTCGCGTTCGTCGTCGCCCTGCAGGTGTTCATCGTCGTGGGCGGCGTCACCCGCGTCATCCCGCTCACCGGACTCACGACGCCGTTCCTCGCGGCGGGCGGTTCGTCACTCGTCGCGAACTGGATCATCGTCGGGCTGCTGCTGCGACTGTCCGACACGGTACGCAACCACCCGAGGCTGGTGATCGACGGATGA
- a CDS encoding PP2C family protein-serine/threonine phosphatase, with protein MATVKASAAVSHVGRIRANNQDSGYAGRQLFLVADGMGGHAGGDVASAIATRRIAEADADYNGITDAASELQSALISANRQLAETVAEHSELTGMGTTVSALLLHDDHVVIAHIGDSRIYLLRSGELSQISTDHTFVQRLVDAGRITAEEAMVHPRRSVLMRVLGDVEASPEIDTMLLDTRAGDRWMLCSDGLSGVVSFDDIHELMSAEAGAKQVADRLVKASLDGGAPDNVTVVVIDIGEPPAPATPPLVVGSAAAPLAFGAPEPVRARGIRLTPFRPHPVQETHFEPDSADYFDEIIEEDARRRRRRRWMWGFWIVLLIGAIFTTFALGYQWTQTRYYVGESNGRVAIFQGIQQDLGPISLHELHTETGLDVADLRTYDQQRVEQTISAGSFSEAYRIVQRLEDSLD; from the coding sequence ATGGCGACTGTCAAGGCGAGCGCTGCGGTCTCGCACGTCGGGCGGATCCGCGCGAACAACCAAGATTCCGGCTATGCCGGCCGGCAGTTGTTCCTCGTCGCCGACGGCATGGGCGGCCACGCCGGCGGCGACGTCGCGAGCGCCATTGCGACCCGCCGCATCGCCGAGGCCGATGCCGACTACAACGGCATCACGGATGCCGCATCCGAACTCCAGTCCGCCCTGATCTCAGCGAACCGTCAGCTCGCCGAGACCGTCGCCGAGCACTCCGAGCTCACCGGCATGGGCACCACAGTGAGCGCGCTGCTCCTGCACGACGACCACGTGGTGATCGCGCACATCGGCGACTCCCGCATCTATCTGCTGCGGTCGGGCGAGCTCAGCCAGATCTCCACCGACCACACCTTTGTGCAGCGCCTCGTCGACGCCGGCCGCATCACCGCCGAGGAGGCGATGGTGCACCCTCGACGTTCCGTGCTCATGCGCGTGCTCGGCGACGTGGAAGCGTCACCCGAGATCGACACGATGCTGCTCGACACGCGCGCCGGCGACCGGTGGATGCTGTGCTCCGACGGGCTCTCGGGCGTTGTGAGCTTCGACGACATCCACGAGCTGATGTCGGCCGAGGCCGGCGCGAAGCAAGTCGCCGACCGGCTCGTGAAGGCCTCGCTCGACGGCGGCGCACCCGACAACGTCACGGTCGTGGTCATCGACATCGGCGAGCCGCCCGCGCCCGCCACCCCTCCGCTCGTGGTGGGCTCGGCGGCGGCGCCGCTCGCGTTCGGCGCGCCCGAGCCGGTGCGAGCCCGCGGCATCCGGCTCACGCCCTTCCGTCCGCACCCCGTGCAGGAGACGCACTTCGAGCCCGACTCGGCCGATTACTTCGACGAGATCATCGAGGAAGACGCCCGCCGCCGACGCCGGCGCCGATGGATGTGGGGCTTCTGGATCGTGCTGCTCATCGGCGCGATCTTCACGACCTTCGCACTCGGCTACCAATGGACCCAGACCCGCTACTACGTGGGCGAGTCGAACGGGCGGGTCGCGATCTTCCAGGGCATCCAGCAGGACCTCGGGCCCATCTCGCTGCACGAGCTCCACACCGAGACCGGCCTCGACGTCGCCGACCTCCGCACCTACGACCAGCAACGCGTCGAGCAGACGATCAGCGCCGGCTCGTTCTCCGAGGCGTACCGTATCGTGCAGCGACTGGAGGACTCCCTTGACTGA
- a CDS encoding FHA domain-containing protein FhaB/FipA, with protein MSELTLLVLQLGFLLLLWVFIFAIIYALRSDLFGQRVRKLQPDAVAAPVAAAASVFPSSPVTPPPTPAVTSPVGRPGAGELASTENATRLVITSGAKAGAEFPLGRDEITIGRSSDSAIIIRDDYTSTHHARLMLWNGRWMIQDLDSTNGTFLGGSRVTVPTPVPLGATVKVGATTFELRR; from the coding sequence ATGAGCGAACTGACCCTCCTCGTCCTGCAACTCGGCTTCCTGCTGCTCCTCTGGGTGTTCATCTTCGCGATCATCTACGCCCTGCGCAGCGACCTCTTCGGCCAGCGGGTGCGCAAGCTGCAGCCCGATGCCGTCGCCGCACCGGTCGCCGCCGCGGCATCCGTCTTCCCGAGCTCGCCGGTCACGCCGCCGCCGACACCCGCGGTCACCTCCCCGGTCGGTCGCCCGGGCGCCGGCGAGCTCGCCTCAACCGAGAACGCCACCCGGCTCGTCATCACCTCCGGAGCGAAGGCCGGGGCCGAGTTCCCGCTCGGCCGAGACGAGATCACGATCGGGCGCTCGAGCGACTCGGCGATCATCATCCGTGACGACTACACGTCCACCCATCACGCGCGGCTCATGCTGTGGAACGGCCGCTGGATGATCCAAGACCTCGACTCCACGAACGGCACGTTCCTCGGCGGCTCACGAGTGACGGTGCCCACCCCGGTGCCCCTCGGAGCCACGGTGAAAGTCGGAGCAACGACGTTCGAGCTGCGACGGTAG